One Triticum dicoccoides isolate Atlit2015 ecotype Zavitan chromosome 3B, WEW_v2.0, whole genome shotgun sequence genomic window, AACTAGctgggggtcgtacagtgcttagcccgacaactggggcaggggttaaggaagggtctggaaggtgtgcccaagaaaaaggagaggaagagaccggGGAAGATAGGCTCAGCTACCTGCAAATAAGCTAGAGCACATAGCAACCAGACGGTGGATTCTGAAGAGATACCCgttaaaggtgcggccatgttccatgtcaCGGGCGAGCTGATGCTACCGCTGAAaccactggaggcactatcaggggatctcaggagactgcacgaccatgtgctgtcgactgagaaaagcctactacccTTAAAGGATCCAAGATATCTGACATACGCGGctcatgtgcctgaggggaagtgctacatcgacacatggcccgcggaggtgttcttcctgtggtTGGACCATATCTTCGATATGtttggctcgattttacaatcgtccgcctttttgcgctacatacgagctctgtcatgaagagagaagaagtctcgcaaatctgtgtggtggatccgtactacatgcacgagtccttcTTGAGTCTCGGCAACTTTGAGTGTGAAACtgttagggagtacctccaaaacttcatggtgcagaataaggaccaggaaattgtcctcctgccttatcatccaaagtaagtcagttctggACAACCCTTTCACACATTttaatcattccttctcgctcatatggagaataatttgaggtgtcttttcccccgcagcgacgggcgcgccgtccttataatTCTTTACATGCGAGTCTCCCACGCCATGTATTTGGACCCTACCAGAAACTATGAGAAGAagaactacacccacataatgaatattctagatgatgctctctaaggcttcagcattaggggtggccacctgcagatcaggaaacaaagaaaCAAGAACACGGGTTtcgtgcataaaactaacttctgctgcatccatgtcccaaaaccaagcaacaaAGATgaattctacatcctccatctcattattgagttcaacacggatcaccaaaagcttcgcatgacaaacagaaacgatgatcatatccgcaagtgggtagaatctcatggagaagcagattataaacttagagatgacttctttcgcatccaaagggacattgcgacaatcatcatgaaagaagtcgtcgatgagaaggggatgtttcaccacggccctatattgcgagctgacgtccgaactcgcataggcatgcaacgtcatgacctcgcgtcgttcaagaagctagggtccatcctcgatgatacggAAGGATAGAACATCTAGTGATTTAcgatgtcgatgatgatgatatgtatcagttgaacttgtatactttctgtagcgatgaaactttgtgatgtccatggtccctgctgAACTTGcctaatgctactttgttagtttgggtaagatgacctgcgtacctctagttaattagtttgcgtattatatgttgcatctagttgctaaccctttctttttcgtgttgctctagtatattttgttgcatatgattgtacattctcttgatgaagatgcatttCAAACAGGTACCTAGCTTCTTGATGGCGAGGAAGcaatgctatgtcgtgtacaaagggaaggttccgcggGTGTACGACGAGTATCCTGAGTGTCAGGGGCAAGTGAATGGggactcgggcgccagccataaaggcttcataagcagacaagaagcagaagctagttacttgaggttcacgctagcgcgagagaggactcgtgacCACCGCCTCATGTACTACCTGGtttcgctctcactcatagtgatagctcttctcgcgtatctcattgtttagatggatgacgatgtagttgcaagtattcgagacttgtatgattgtatcgctatttttgaaatgatgacgagagaccactttctgttggatgatgattatgatgatgaccatCTTGTATcgctatgtatatgctatgattacatttgtatgtgtatgatatacaAGAGATTGTTGTATAAAGCCCAAAACAAAATTCAGGAGCACAAAATGTAGAGTAGAAAAAAAAACTAATAACAGTAGCGTGGGgtatggcattagcagcagcgagctcttagcagtagcgctctttgcaCAAGGGTGCTACAGCTATTATCAATAGCGCGTGTTGCAGACAAACACTGCAGCTATCCCTAGCAGTAGCGATGGTCATGCCGCGCTACtgataagcattagctgtagcgccgtatcagtagcgcggccaCCTACGCTACTGATAAGCATATAACCCGTGTTACTGCtaggcttttctctagtagtgcttCCTTGTCGCTAAGGATCATGTAAGAACAAACCGGAATGAAATCTATGAAGAAATAGCAGAAGTTATGCTTGATTTTTTGCAGTATCCTTAGGCTAGTAGGAGCGCTGGTATGACCTGGCCAGGTCGTACCAGGTGTCGTCTTCTCTCATACTTTTTCAGagcattgcatttttataaatttgTGTGTCATGCCTTTTTTTATACAGAGGATGGTAGTTTCATCAAAGTAGTACCGTAATTTTCCTTTTTTCAGGGCATGGCATTTTTACAATTTTGTGTGTATTTTTTGTTCATGTCATTTTCATATAGAGGATGACATTTTTAGAGGTTACGTGAAGAAAACTAATTCTAGATCACTCAACTTTTTGTTTCTATTTTAAAGTCGCGACAATTTAAAAGGGCGTTTTTAGGTCTCTGGGGTTCGCCTGGTTTGCCCTCCTGGTGAACAACCAAGAACGGGCGCCGGGAGCACAACCCCTGGCGAACAAATCGGCAGATGGGAGATCTCCCCTAGCGGTCGACCGTTGGATATtatagcatctccaacaggcgcccaaaAACTGCTCCGCGCGTTGAAATTCGTGTTTTTTGGGCGCCGAACGGCTCCAGCAAAAGCTATAAAATAGTGCGCGCTGAAAAACGCTATCACATGCTGTAAATTTGAGGCATCAGATTGCGCGCGCTTCACAATTTACACTGCGTGTTTTTTGGGACGCGCATTTTTGGGCATTTGGTAAGCCAATGTTAGGTCCGGCATGCTAAAAGTGCTACAGTGAAGCGTTAAAACTATTTTAGGGCGCGAAAATTTTTGTGCGCCTGGTAGAGTTGCTTTTAGTGTCCTATTTGTACAGATGAAAAACTACCAAAAAATCTCGTATGCATAATGTGTGTAAATTATTATCGGCTGGATATTAGTGTCCTAGTGATAGCCACTCCTTGGCGCGTGGCAAACTCGTCTTGAAAAATGCATGAAACATGGACCAAGCAAGAGCAGGGCCGAGAAACTTGACTCTTTAGGTCACTAAGGTCATCGCCAATCACGCGGTATCCGAGCTTTTTATGCTTGGTTCGCCTAACTCAAGTTGCAAGAGACATGCACTCTGCAAGCGCAGGTTGGCACGTGATCCATTCCATGCGATTGTCAAAGGAAACCTGCATGCAGTTAATGCAACCGGTAAGCATGCATGCAGCTGTATACCAGAGCAGCACTTTCTCAGCGCATCATGCCTGCATGGAATGGTTGTTGTCTTGTTGACGTTTTCCACTCAATATTGAACAAGTCCGGCCGGCGAGGAGAGCAAGGCGGAGGCACTGATCCCTTGCAGCATTCAACGGTCAGCCTCCCCACCCCGCGCGCACCGGCACCGCGAGATCTCGAGGCCGATCAGACGGCCGACGCGCAATCAGTGAGCAACTTGATCCCTCGACGACAGGAGGAGACATGACATCCAACGTCGCCGGTCAGCCGCTTGAGCTGACTGTACGCGCGCCCGCTCGGGTGGAAATTCGCGTCCATCTCAACGTGCGCCGCCCACGAAACGCGGCCGTGCCTATTGCATGCCTTCGTCGTCGTCGGTCCGGGACGACCCTATAAATATGTCATCCGTAACCCAGCCAGAGCAAACAACACACGACACGAAACGACCATCATCTCTCTAGTGGCTAGTGCGAAAGGAAGATGGCGACTAAGCTCGCAGCGCTCGTCGTCTTGGCCGCGTTCCTCGCCGGGCCGGCGGCGTGCGAGGGCGCCAGCATTTGCTTCAACGGCTGGCTGAGGCTACCCACCTACAACCCGTGGCTCTGTTCTCGCGGCTCCAGGACGAGAGGCCTTCCGTGGCAGCGGGGGCGTTCTCCCTCTGGGTTAGGGCTCGGCCACGGCTACTTCGACAACAGGTGGTCGAGGTCGTACTGCCCCAGAGCGGAAGTGATTGTGAGGGGTGCCGTGAGGGACGCCGTGGCCGCGTACCCTGGCATTGGTGCGGGGCTCATCCGTCTCttcttccacgactgcttcgtTCGGGTACCAACACAGCTCGTCGATTATTCTAGCTTATTTGCTAGCTGCATTGCCGTTCAAGAAGATCAACATGTTCTTTACGAGGTCTTTATGTCATAATTGTTATATTCAGGGGTGCGATGCTTCCGTCCTCCTCACGACGACCAACTCCAATAACAGCGACACGGAGAGGGAAGGCCTTCCGAACAAGAACAGCCTGCGAGGGTTCGAGGTGATCGACGCGGCCAAGGCGGCGATCGAGGCCGCCTGCCCCGGCAAGGTTTCATGCGCCGACATCGTCGCCTTCGCCGCCCGCGACGCGTCCTACTTCCTCAGCAACCGCAGGATCAACATCCGGATGCCGGGCGGCCGCTACGACGGGCGCGAGTCCTTCGCCAACGAGACCGACCAGCTGCCCGGGCCCTTCTCCAATGTCACGGAGCTCCAGGCGAGTTTCGCGGCCAAGGGGCTCACCTCAGACGAGATGGTCACGCTCTCCGGCGCGCACACAATCGGTCGTGCCCGCTGCATGTTCTTCTCCAGCCGCTTCTCTGAAATGGACCCGGCATTTGCCGCCAAGCTCAGGACCCAGTGCAACGGCAACGACGACACCAATGTGAACCAAGACGATGTGACCCCCTATGTCCTGGATAAGCAGTACTACCGGAACGTGATCGACAGGAAAGTATTGTTCACCtcggacgccgtgctcaactcgacGGATACGATGACGCAGGTGAGAGAAAACGCAAATAGGGCAGGCGCGTGGGAGAGGAAGTTTGAGAGAGCCATGGAGAATATGGGAAAAATCGGGATCAAGACCAGAGCCGACCAAGGCGCAGAGATCAGGAAAGTATGCTCGAGAGTCAACAACTAAAGTTGGCGAGTAGTAATGCGGGGTGGCTGGCTGTCTCCATGGCGGGTTCGCCTAATGGACGAGATGTAACTTCGTCTAGCTACTGTCATTGTTGGTTTTCTCACACTAAAACTCGGTGTCTCTGCGTTAATAAAGGCATAAGTACACAAGTAGTAACTGTGTATGTTCACTACAACTATTTTCTGGTTGCTTCTGCCGATTAAAAACTGATAATGTTGCGACCGGCTAGGTGTCAATCGACTGAATTTTTGTGGGGTCAGTCACTTTTTGGTAGCAAGTTACTTcacttagagcatcttcaataggtACGCGGTAGCGCGACGCGTTAAAAAATGTTTGCAGCGCCGAAATAGCGTTTTTGCACGCAAGAGCGACGAAGAGGTTTTCAAGATGCATAAAAACATGATGCCAATGCGGTGGCCCCACCTGCAGCAGCTTGTACGGATAATCCGGCGTCCCAAATTTGCAGCTCAGCAGTTCGCTCGCATGCCCATGCGCCAAAAGTGTTTTTGCATGCTTTATTTTACAGCATCTGCTGGAGCACTGTTTTTTGTCTCCAGCGCAAAAAAATTGGTATTTAGCGCACGAGGCATTTTTGaagcgtctgttggagatgctcttaactaGGTAGGTAGTAGGAGTAAACAAGTAGTAATAGAATATTAAGAGATGGATCGCAAGAGGATACGGAAGAACCTGCACATGCATGTATGCGTCCATGACCACGTGACAAGCGTGGTAAAAGCAATCTCAAATTGACAAAATGTATGCGTCCATGGCCTGTCTATGGCCTATGCATTGCATTTCGCATGCTCCCGTGCACCGGCGCATGCGCTCGTGTGTATTACCTCTGTCTAGAGTTACTTATTTTAGATTGTTTATATATGAGCGTGTTTAAATAC contains:
- the LOC119281568 gene encoding peroxidase 2-like, whose product is MATKLAALVVLAAFLAGPAACEGASICFNGWLRLPTYNPWLCSRGSRTRGLPWQRGRSPSGLGLGHGYFDNRWSRSYCPRAEVIVRGAVRDAVAAYPGIGAGLIRLFFHDCFVRGCDASVLLTTTNSNNSDTEREGLPNKNSLRGFEVIDAAKAAIEAACPGKVSCADIVAFAARDASYFLSNRRINIRMPGGRYDGRESFANETDQLPGPFSNVTELQASFAAKGLTSDEMVTLSGAHTIGRARCMFFSSRFSEMDPAFAAKLRTQCNGNDDTNVNQDDVTPYVLDKQYYRNVIDRKVLFTSDAVLNSTDTMTQVRENANRAGAWERKFERAMENMGKIGIKTRADQGAEIRKVCSRVNN